A window from Camelina sativa cultivar DH55 unplaced genomic scaffold, Cs unpScaffold00617, whole genome shotgun sequence encodes these proteins:
- the LOC104773676 gene encoding aspartokinase 3, chloroplastic-like, which produces MHKVYFGEFMSTRLFAAYLNKIGHKARQYDAFEIEIVTTDEFTNADILEATYLAVSKRLLGDWSKEKSVPIVTSFLGKVRRSCAVTTLGRGGSDLTATTIGKASNCDVVLVWKDVDGVLTCDPNIYCGAQPVPYLTFDEAAELAYIGA; this is translated from the exons TATATTTTGGAGAATTCATGTCCACAAGGCTGTTTGCTGCCTACTTGAACAAAATTGGGCACAAAGCACGACAG TATGATGCATTTGAGATCGAGATTGTTACCACAGACGAATTCACTAATGCTGATATTCTTGAGGCAACATACCTGGCGGTTTCAAAAAGGTTACTTGGTGACTGGAGCAAGGAAAAATCAGTCCCCATTGTCACAAGCTTCCTTGGAAaggtac GGAGATCTTGTGCTGTAACTACGCTGGGTAGAGGAGGCAGCGATTTGACTGCCACAACGATTGGGAAGGCTTCCA ATTGTGATGTGGTGCTGGTTTGGAAAGATGTGGATGGAGTTTTAACTTGTGATCCAAACATTTACTGCGGAGCTCAACCTGTTCCATACCTGACATTTGATGAGGCAGCTGAACTTGCTTACATTGGTGCC